A portion of the Micromonospora tarapacensis genome contains these proteins:
- a CDS encoding trypsin-like peptidase domain-containing protein — MPAAPVALPADPPPYDPFAAPGRRIRPSPPPKRRTGLLASVAALLLVATVGGTAALWIAMADGPDEPTAAPTTTTLAPGIEPWAEAVPRSPQERALATAAPAVVFLETTITGYVRNKQDAVLLHPEPFTFSRRCTGVVVRHDGQVLTNAQCVRPSADLMLGHGLAELARTLVAAGRLKPEEVDAHTRAHTATTVFTGREPGAQPESRLYGQLNVATGDRTDSPAIPGTVVQTLPVAEGNLALVELDETDLPAVAVNTSTEIAPETALLVLGYGTTDTEYRFATYRVLAKPVQVTEVDLASSAYRVSDDVGASSRGGVVVDQQGRVVGMLDNDLLRPDRANRLTVPAARMTGLLDTAGIDNSLGEPDELYREGLDAYFGGDERGAAALFDVVVERSPRNALAQAYREAARTTGGAESDRTGWLVPVLIAAGVALAGGLTLVAVLRRRGNR; from the coding sequence ATGCCGGCCGCACCGGTTGCGCTACCCGCCGACCCCCCGCCGTACGACCCGTTCGCGGCTCCCGGCCGCCGGATCAGGCCCTCGCCGCCGCCGAAGCGGCGAACCGGCCTGCTGGCCTCCGTCGCAGCGCTGCTCCTGGTGGCCACCGTCGGTGGGACAGCGGCTCTCTGGATCGCCATGGCGGACGGGCCGGACGAGCCGACGGCCGCACCGACCACGACCACCCTCGCACCCGGCATCGAACCCTGGGCGGAGGCGGTGCCGCGAAGCCCGCAGGAGCGTGCCCTGGCCACCGCCGCCCCCGCGGTGGTCTTCCTGGAGACCACCATCACCGGGTACGTCCGGAACAAGCAGGACGCCGTCCTGCTGCATCCCGAGCCGTTCACCTTCAGCCGGCGCTGCACCGGCGTGGTGGTCCGCCACGACGGGCAGGTCCTCACCAACGCCCAGTGCGTGCGGCCCAGCGCGGACCTCATGCTCGGTCACGGCCTGGCCGAGTTGGCCAGGACGCTCGTCGCCGCCGGCCGGCTGAAGCCCGAAGAGGTCGACGCCCACACCCGTGCCCACACCGCCACGACCGTCTTCACCGGCCGCGAGCCCGGTGCGCAACCCGAGTCGCGGCTCTACGGGCAGCTGAACGTCGCCACCGGTGACAGGACCGACAGCCCGGCGATCCCCGGGACCGTCGTCCAGACCCTCCCGGTAGCGGAGGGCAACCTGGCTCTGGTCGAACTCGACGAGACGGACCTTCCCGCCGTCGCGGTGAACACCTCCACCGAGATCGCGCCGGAGACCGCACTGCTGGTGCTCGGCTACGGCACCACCGACACCGAGTACCGCTTCGCCACCTACCGCGTGCTGGCCAAGCCGGTGCAGGTGACCGAGGTGGACCTCGCCTCGTCGGCCTACCGGGTCAGCGACGACGTCGGTGCCTCCTCACGTGGCGGGGTCGTGGTCGACCAGCAGGGCCGGGTGGTCGGGATGCTCGACAACGACCTGCTGCGCCCCGACCGGGCGAACCGGTTGACGGTGCCGGCGGCCAGGATGACCGGCCTGCTCGACACCGCCGGCATCGACAACAGTCTCGGCGAGCCGGACGAGCTCTACCGCGAAGGGCTCGACGCCTACTTCGGCGGCGACGAGCGGGGTGCCGCCGCTCTGTTCGACGTGGTCGTGGAGCGTTCCCCCCGTAACGCGCTGGCACAGGCGTACCGGGAGGCGGCCCGCACCACCGGCGGAGCCGAGTCTGACCGAACCGGTTGGTTGGTGCCGGTGCTGATCGCCGCCGGGGTCGCGCTCGCCGGCGGGCTCACCCTGGTGGCCGTGCTGCGCCGACGCGGGAACCGGTAG
- the opgC gene encoding OpgC domain-containing protein, translated as MSSKPGRDGALDALRGICIVSMIIGHLALHSRLWAVSRHPWVDAASGFILMSGLVIGLVQRRVSQRSGSRQATIKIMRRVGLLYLAHVSIVALAIVMALWRPGTHRSLPDLDVYGGPLEVLWHLVTLQLSPTFLDILPLYIILLSLAALAVAALRAGRWKLVVVGSVALYTVGMLVGQWTTLPQQKGDPGYFNWATWQLLFMSALIVGWYWHQVRQPVASRAGVVTAGVVLLGGTAAAAAARVLLADGTTGARFTTWLLDKSALGPGRLILGWAAFVIAYRILDSAPVRRVARLLLTELERLGRRSLDSFVILSVAVAVLPTVTRVSTVSLAAQVSVFQVLVLCWLWAVLRDNWSAPAATRGGPRPAEQEPARAG; from the coding sequence GTGAGTTCCAAGCCCGGACGCGACGGCGCGTTGGACGCGCTACGCGGCATCTGCATCGTCAGCATGATCATCGGACACCTCGCCCTCCACTCCCGGCTCTGGGCGGTCAGCCGCCACCCCTGGGTGGATGCGGCGTCCGGGTTCATCCTGATGTCCGGGCTGGTGATCGGGTTGGTGCAGCGCCGAGTCTCCCAGCGGTCCGGCAGCCGCCAGGCGACCATCAAGATCATGCGCCGGGTGGGGCTGCTCTACCTGGCCCACGTCTCGATCGTGGCGTTGGCGATCGTCATGGCCCTGTGGCGGCCCGGAACCCACCGCTCGCTGCCGGACCTGGACGTCTACGGCGGCCCGCTGGAGGTGCTCTGGCATCTGGTCACCCTGCAGCTCTCCCCGACGTTCCTCGACATCCTGCCGCTCTACATCATCCTGCTCTCGCTCGCCGCCCTCGCCGTCGCCGCCCTGCGGGCCGGTCGCTGGAAGCTGGTGGTCGTCGGCTCCGTCGCCCTCTACACCGTCGGCATGCTGGTGGGGCAGTGGACGACGCTGCCCCAGCAGAAGGGCGATCCGGGCTACTTCAACTGGGCGACCTGGCAACTGCTCTTCATGTCCGCGCTGATCGTCGGCTGGTACTGGCACCAGGTCCGGCAGCCGGTGGCGAGCCGGGCCGGCGTCGTCACCGCCGGAGTCGTCCTGCTCGGTGGCACCGCAGCCGCGGCAGCGGCGAGGGTGCTGCTGGCGGACGGGACCACCGGGGCGCGGTTCACGACCTGGCTCCTGGACAAGAGCGCGCTCGGCCCCGGCCGGCTCATCCTGGGCTGGGCGGCGTTCGTGATCGCCTACCGGATCCTGGACTCGGCTCCCGTGCGGCGCGTCGCCAGGCTGCTGCTGACCGAACTGGAACGGCTGGGACGACGCAGCCTGGACTCGTTCGTCATCCTCTCCGTCGCCGTGGCCGTCCTGCCCACGGTGACCAGGGTGTCGACGGTGTCGCTGGCCGCGCAGGTCTCCGTCTTCCAGGTGCTGGTCCTGTGCTGGCTGTGGGCCGTGCTCAGGGACAACTGGTCCGCACCGGCCGCGACCCGCGGCGGCCCGCGGCCGGCCGAGCAGGAGCCCGCCCGGGCCGGGTGA